From the genome of Nicotiana sylvestris chromosome 2, ASM39365v2, whole genome shotgun sequence, one region includes:
- the LOC104212066 gene encoding heavy metal-associated isoprenylated plant protein 28, which produces MTIVEMRVHMDCPGCESKIRKALKKLDGVDNIDIDMNMQKVTVTGWAEQKKVLKTVRKTGRKAELWPYPYNSEYHNYMHHYYDTFYSTPATYFAHQPSSSYNYREHGYNGHAHGYYAELPYNTIFDERTRHMFSDDNATGCSIM; this is translated from the exons ATGACG ATTGTGGAAATGAGAGTGCACATGGATTGTCCAGGATGCGAAAGCAAAATAAGGAAGGCTCTCAAGAAGCTTGATG GAGTTGATAACATTGACATAGACATGAACATGCAAAAGGTGACAGTAACAGGATGGGCAGAGCAGAAAAAAGTcctcaaaacagtgagaaaaactGGAAGGAAAGCTGAACTATGGCCATATCCATACAATTCAGAATACCATAACTACATGCACCATTATTACGACACATTCTACAGCACGCCAGCCACTTACTTCGCACACCAGCCCTCTTCTTCCTACAACTACCGCGAGCACGGCTACAATGGCCATGCTCACGGTTACTATGCAGAGCTACCTTACAATACAATCTTCGATGAACGAACCAGGCACATGTTTAGTGATGATAATGCTACTGGCTGTTCTATAATGTGA
- the LOC104212065 gene encoding uncharacterized protein isoform X1, with the protein MALSATLVHHYSPRPSLSCNSCSSSPSCSSSSSSFDQRRGFNWKFLSFSGINNILRSQSYKAHAMSTTEGSIVSPKGLMDMEEEPEHLLVLVHGILASPGDWTYVQAELRRRLGRNFLIYASSCNTYTKTFTGIDGAGERLADEVRLVVNKRESLKKISFLAHSLGGLIARYAVAALYSSNGSEQTDDTVTSTNANLKPVGSLNEGLIAGLEPVNFITLATPHLGVRGKNQLPFLFGLPILEKIAAPMAPIFVGQTGSQLFLTDGQPTKPPLLLRMASDCDDGKFISALGAFKCRVLYANVSYDHMVGWRTSSIRRETELVKNWQPPWRSLDGYKHVVDVEYCPPASCEGPHYPLEAAKAKEEAQNAASTQSTLEYHESMEEEMICGLQQLGWKKVDVSFHSAFWPFFAHNFIHVKNEFFHNAGAGVISHVADHIKQQEKQPESSSLITPSL; encoded by the exons ATGGCGTTATCAGCTACATTAGTTCATCATTATTCTCCCCGCCCTTCTTTGTCTTGCAATTCCTGTTCATCTTCTCCTTCTTGTTCGTCATCTTCTTCATCCTTTGATCAACGCCGAGGGTTCAATTGGAAATTCCTCAGCTTTTCTG GGATAAACAACATCTTGAGAAGTCAAAGCTATAAAGCCCATGCGATGAGTACAACTGAAGGAAGTATTGTGTCACCGAAAGGCTTGATGGACATGGAGGAAGAACCTGAGCATCTTCTAGTCCTTGTTCATGGCATCTTAGCAAG CCCGGGTGACTGGACGTATGTTCAAGCAGAGTTGAGGAGGCGGTTGGGAAGAAACTTTTTGATATATG CAAGTTCATGTAATACGTATACTAAAACCTTCACAGGGATTGATGGAGCTGGAGAACGACTAGCAGATGAA GTTAGGCTGGTTGTGAACAAAAGAGAAAGCCTAAAGAAGATATCCTTTTTAGCTCATTCTCTTGGTGGATTGATTGCAAGATATGCAGTTGCCGCACTTTATTCATCAAATGGTAGTGAGCAGACCGATGATACAGTCACTTCAACTAATGCAAACCTCAAACCAGTAGGCTCCTTAAATGAAGGTTTGATTGCTGGCCTGGAGCCAGTCAATTTTATTACCTTGGCAACACCACATCTGGGTGTGAGAGGGAAAAATCAG CTTCCTTTTCTCTTCGGGTTGCCAATCTTGGAGAAAATTGCAGCACCTATGGCTCCTATTTTTGTTGGTCAAACTGGTAGTCAGCTCTTCCTTACTGATGGCCAACCTACTAAACCACCTCTGCTGCTAAGGATGGCATCAGACTGTGATGATGGAAAATTTAT ATCAGCGCTTGGTGCTTTCAAATGTCGTGTTCTATATGCTAATGTCTCTTATGATC ATATGGTCGGTTGGCGTACATCATCTATAAGGAGGGAGACAGAGCTCGTTAAG AATTGGCAGCCCCCTTGGCGATCGTTGGATGGCTACAAACATGTAGTAGATGTGGAATACTGTCCTCCAGCTTCATGTGAAGGACCCCATTACCCCCTCGAGGCAGCCAAAGCAAAGGAGGAAGCTCAAAATGCAGCAAGCACGCAAAGTACATTAGAATATCATGAAAGTATGGAAG AGGAAATGATATGTGGCTTGCAACAGTTGGGGTGGAAGAAAGTTGATGTTAGCTTTCACTCGGCGTTCTGGCCCTTTTTCGCGCATAACTTTATCCAT GTGAAGAACGAATTCTTTCACAATGCTGGAGCTGGAGTAATTTCTCATGTGGCCGACCACATAAAGCAACAAGAGAAGCAACCTGAGTCGTCCTCATTAATTACCCCTAGCTTGTAG
- the LOC104212065 gene encoding putative lipase YDR444W isoform X2, which yields MALSATLVHHYSPRPSLSCNSCSSSPSCSSSSSSFDQRRGFNWKFLSFSGINNILRSQSYKAHAMSTTEGSIVSPKGLMDMEEEPEHLLVLVHGILASPGDWTYVQAELRRRLGRNFLIYASSCNTYTKTFTGIDGAGERLADEVRLVVNKRESLKKISFLAHSLGGLIARYAVAALYSSNGSEQTDDTVTSTNANLKPVGSLNEGLIAGLEPVNFITLATPHLGVRGKNQLPFLFGLPILEKIAAPMAPIFVGQTGSQLFLTDGQPTKPPLLLRMASDCDDGKFISALGAFKCRVLYANVSYDHMVGWRTSSIRRETELVKPPWRSLDGYKHVVDVEYCPPASCEGPHYPLEAAKAKEEAQNAASTQSTLEYHESMEEEMICGLQQLGWKKVDVSFHSAFWPFFAHNFIHVKNEFFHNAGAGVISHVADHIKQQEKQPESSSLITPSL from the exons ATGGCGTTATCAGCTACATTAGTTCATCATTATTCTCCCCGCCCTTCTTTGTCTTGCAATTCCTGTTCATCTTCTCCTTCTTGTTCGTCATCTTCTTCATCCTTTGATCAACGCCGAGGGTTCAATTGGAAATTCCTCAGCTTTTCTG GGATAAACAACATCTTGAGAAGTCAAAGCTATAAAGCCCATGCGATGAGTACAACTGAAGGAAGTATTGTGTCACCGAAAGGCTTGATGGACATGGAGGAAGAACCTGAGCATCTTCTAGTCCTTGTTCATGGCATCTTAGCAAG CCCGGGTGACTGGACGTATGTTCAAGCAGAGTTGAGGAGGCGGTTGGGAAGAAACTTTTTGATATATG CAAGTTCATGTAATACGTATACTAAAACCTTCACAGGGATTGATGGAGCTGGAGAACGACTAGCAGATGAA GTTAGGCTGGTTGTGAACAAAAGAGAAAGCCTAAAGAAGATATCCTTTTTAGCTCATTCTCTTGGTGGATTGATTGCAAGATATGCAGTTGCCGCACTTTATTCATCAAATGGTAGTGAGCAGACCGATGATACAGTCACTTCAACTAATGCAAACCTCAAACCAGTAGGCTCCTTAAATGAAGGTTTGATTGCTGGCCTGGAGCCAGTCAATTTTATTACCTTGGCAACACCACATCTGGGTGTGAGAGGGAAAAATCAG CTTCCTTTTCTCTTCGGGTTGCCAATCTTGGAGAAAATTGCAGCACCTATGGCTCCTATTTTTGTTGGTCAAACTGGTAGTCAGCTCTTCCTTACTGATGGCCAACCTACTAAACCACCTCTGCTGCTAAGGATGGCATCAGACTGTGATGATGGAAAATTTAT ATCAGCGCTTGGTGCTTTCAAATGTCGTGTTCTATATGCTAATGTCTCTTATGATC ATATGGTCGGTTGGCGTACATCATCTATAAGGAGGGAGACAGAGCTCGTTAAG CCCCCTTGGCGATCGTTGGATGGCTACAAACATGTAGTAGATGTGGAATACTGTCCTCCAGCTTCATGTGAAGGACCCCATTACCCCCTCGAGGCAGCCAAAGCAAAGGAGGAAGCTCAAAATGCAGCAAGCACGCAAAGTACATTAGAATATCATGAAAGTATGGAAG AGGAAATGATATGTGGCTTGCAACAGTTGGGGTGGAAGAAAGTTGATGTTAGCTTTCACTCGGCGTTCTGGCCCTTTTTCGCGCATAACTTTATCCAT GTGAAGAACGAATTCTTTCACAATGCTGGAGCTGGAGTAATTTCTCATGTGGCCGACCACATAAAGCAACAAGAGAAGCAACCTGAGTCGTCCTCATTAATTACCCCTAGCTTGTAG
- the LOC138884371 gene encoding uncharacterized protein, protein MAIDMNIQELLVIGDSYLLIHQVRKEWATKNSKILPYLHHVHELRKRFTKTEFQHIPKVQNEFVDALATLSSMIQHLDKNFIDPIPVKIYNQLAYYAHVEEEADGKPWFHDIKEYLAKREYPELANTTQKRTLQRLSNNFFHNRGILYRRTPDLGLLRLKQHLTEQ, encoded by the exons atggccattgacatgaacatccaagagttgctagtaattggggattcatacttgcttatacatcaagtCCGaaaagaatgggcgaccaagaactccaagatactcccttatctacatcatgtacatgagttgagaaagaggttcacaaagacagaattccagcatattCCCAAGGTCCAGAATGAATTTGTtgatgcactggctaccctatcatccatgatacaacatctagataagaacttcattgatcctattccggtaaagatctataaTCAGCTAGCTTActatgctcatgtcgaagaagaagcagatggaaaaccttggtttcatgatatcaaggaatacttggcaaagagagaatacccagaacttgcaaacaCTACTCAGAAGCGTACGCTtcagaggttatccaacaatttctttcataacagaggaatcctgtacagaaggactcctgatttgggattactaag gttgaagcagcatcttacagagcagtga